The genome window GATCTCCACAGGGTACATTAACACCAGGTTAAGAACATCagacttacagttttacaggGTCTTTCTGGCACTGTCAAACCTCCATCCAGCTACCGTGGCTCTAAGGAGTTCATCTGTTGATAATGCAAATACCAAATTTTGGTCTTTGGTCAATGTAGATCACTAAAATTCAAATAATGGCCCAACAAACATCTTTGTCTAAACAATACACTACCTGTTGTCTTTGCAGAAAAAATAGGGAAACCTGTAAGTCTCGTTCGATTAATGCATCACCTAGGCAACATAACATATTTTCTGTATTGCTGAATAAAACATAACCTGCACATTTGATATTCATAACATTTTAATAGATTATACATGGCAAATATTCATATACTTCACAAACATCTGAGAAGAGTTGTCATGCAGGACAGAAAGGGTGATGTTCTTATGGTTGGAATGGATTTCTACTCGATCAGTCTGTTTGGGAATATTCAAAAGCGGGTTTGGTCCACAATGTTTCGTTCTACATTTAGAGCAAGGATGATGTCTGGTGTATTGGACCCTGCTGTGTAGAGATACAGTTAATCAGCAATTTTCCTGATTAACATAAAATTCAAATTGGCAAGCCTTATTACTGCTGCTACACAGAGCGGAGAATAGTAGCTGTGTATTTTACTGGGAAACACTGAACATAGCtggtttattattcatttttgattGATTTCTGTGCAACATCCAAGCTGATCTTTTGTAAAATACACTCCAGCTTATTCACGTAAGTTATTTAATTTCTAGTTGTGGAGATTCATATGGCTGACTCTCTTGTAGCTTTCTCTTGGGGGtcaatttttgtcatttcaatGAGTGATTTTGTTTGATAGTTTTCATTGTGGCTTCTTTTTGCAAGagggattttatttttattttgtttaactttACTGGTAGTTCAAGGAAGACTCTGGCTCATACGGGCGTTACCTTGCATCTTTGTGAGACTCAATAACAGATGTTTGCGTTTGCTCTCATAGCAACTGTgcttattttattctttcatttaccCTGTTTCTGTTGGTTGGTAAAGGCAGGCAAGCTGGAGCTCTCTTTGAAAAGTGGGAACTGCGAATGTATTCAGGATCCAACTTTCAAAGCTCTCGTTTTTCCTTTTTGAGATGGACTTTGTGCTAATTTGCGTTTGGTTTCTATCAGACTTTCGATGTGTTGCAGCAGCTGGTTGTACCGGTTCTGGAGTTTCTGCCATTGTTTTCTCCTGTCATGCACTTGTGTGCTTGAACGGTTAAGTGGTGTTTGCATGAAACTTCAGAGCAACTTTCTTCCTTTGCCCTAAGTAGCTTCTGAAAAGGGCATGATGTCATGCAGTGTAATGTGAGTTATAGCACAACCACAAAAACTGCAAGCATCACATTGAATAATTTGTTGCTGTAGTTCCTTCTGTCAAATAAATTTATGTATCATATCATTCCACTAAATAACATAACTCATTTGAATAGCTGGTAAATTCCTCACTTTGTTTTAGGTTAATTTCCCTGATAAAGGGCATTTCAGCAAATTCCATTTCAGGTTTTTAACTTGTGGCCTAAGCTTCTTCTGTGCCTTCACACTTGAAGAATATCTTAAATCACAAgatttcattaaatatattGAAAAGCAGTCATTTTACAAATATGACAGGTAGTGTAATTTAGTGGTTATTGTAATcgaagggtaagtaccttgctcaatggttcTACAGTCAGGggagagattcaaacctgcaaccttcgggtctaGAGGCACTAATGCTTaccattaccagctgtccctgacaTGGTGTTCTTTAATAAGGGCATTACCATGGGAAGGTAATTGTATCCTGTAGTATTTTGTCACCATTGTAATAATTCCGTCTTGTTAGACTGCAGGTGAGCAAATGCACGCAAGGTGCCAAGTCAAATCTtacccatagcaaccactcatatggttttcaaggcaaatcaagggaggaacagaggtgggttgccaggtccttcctctgcatgttgggggaggcaaacacagggagaaacacagagccaccataccccctcagcaggacttgaaccccagacccaccacacagtcaAACCTgacgcaccaccacaccccctaggtaagtaaattatatgtattaaaaacaaTGCTTATTGCTGAAAGATCAGCTGACTCTTATCAAAAAAGCAAGGGTAACGCAATGTTACAGGAAGTGCTACAGAGAAATTTGATGAATTTTATACTTGATAGGATGATCTTTGTGAAGCATGACATTTGGAAGGATCTGTTTTTAACTAGGAAATAATTCAAGAAGAAACTGTACAGTtataaggaaggaaaaaaatgaaactgctgaatttcagttttatgCACTGACTCTACCAGCAGCATCTATAGTTACATTGTTTAGgtgctggggggaaaaaaggagaaaaggttaaaaacaaggtaaaggGACACTACAAAACCAGGAGAGagtttgttcctgaaaacagacaTTAAGTACAAAATAAGCTAATGGTGTTTCCATTGAAAGAACTGAAGGAGCTTTCTGACTCCCTCAGTCATTTCTGTCAACAGtgtgtccttgtcagggttgcaACGGTCCAAAGACAATCCCAGAATCAGTGGGCATGAGCCTGGATAGGCAAAGGACATTACtagcaaaattattttcatattctctCTGCctgtttacattatttagcttttttatcCTGCATTTCTGGCAACAAACTTTATGATAGCAAATAAAACCAGACCAAGACAAATGCAGGTGAACTGTCTACTAAAGTCCTTGACAACAATTGGCAACAAGAACCATACAGAAAGTGAACAGAAATATTACAGGTTTCCTGTACACCTTGAGCTTTTGTTAGCTGAACCTATATTCATCCTATCAAGGAtgaaacatgcacacaaaccAGCATGACTACATAACATGAGATCTTACAAGAGGAAAGGCCACTCCTCTCCTACCGATATCATTCCATTCAACCATAGAAATACTGAGTGCAGAGACACAATGCCGCAGAAAGAGGCAAAGCAAAACTCAGACATGATAACTAAAGTTGAGATCTTGGGCTTGGTGCTGGGCTTGATTGGCCTCGCGGGCACCGTTGTCATCACAGGACTGCCTAACTGGAGGGTGACAGCCTACATCGGGGCCAACCTCATTGTCATGGAGAAGTTGATGGAAGGCCTGTGGATGGACTGCTATCGACAGGCCGACTTCCGAATGCAGTGCAAAGTGTACGACTCACTACTGATCCTACCACTGGAGCTGCAGGTCTCCCGAGCCCTAATGTGCGTCTGTATTTTCCTGTCCATCACTGGCTCACTGGTGACAGGCTGTGGCATGCGACGTACCGATCGGTCTCAAGAGAACAAGCGGGGTAAGAACATCACCATTCTGCTGGGCGGCTGCCTGTTTCTGCTCTCCTGCATTGTAACAATAATCCCTGTGTCCTGGGTAACTCACACCATCATCCAGAACTTTTATAACCCGCTACTCCCCGATTACCGGAAGCAGGAGCTGGGCGAATGTCTCTTCGTTGGCTGGGCAAATTCCGGTCTGTTTCTTGCTGCCGGGGTCATCCTGATTTGGTGCTTTGTACGGCATGGGCAAGAGGAGGACCAGTACTACAGCCCAGAGGAGATTGTGGACATGATGGAAAGAAAACCCTCTCAGAGTCATTCCAAGAGTGAATACGTCTGAGAAGGTCTGTACTCCCGGAGGACTCTGTATAGAGATGGTGCCTCTTTCCCAAGTCCTAAAAACATTGACGATGCTTTACACCAAAAGCTTTTATTGCATGTATTGATTCTACTCAAGATTGTTTTTGTTCTATAAAAAACATGAACTCATGATCAATCCTTTACTGTGACTTGATGCCGATGCACTTCTCTATCCATTGTTAAGGATAATGAATTTATataatgaatgatgaatgaataatgatacataatacatatactataataatgatatatatatgcataatgaatttctctttctctttgacTGAACTGGTCAGATAAAAACCTGTGTTAAATActttaatatattgtaattatttttacattttgttaaaagggtgtttaaaagcaatttattaAAGTTTTTGCCAATCTGAGCTATTCTGATATAAAATTTTGCCAGTCTCATAGTGAGATATACGGATGAAAAATGGTTGAAAATCTTGAGCTGGTATATGTTATTGTCCTTCTTTGTCGGCACAAAGTACACAGAATAAAGCGAGTTTGTAATCATTCAGATATACATCTGCGCTCCATACAAAATGAAAGCTGGGTGTTTATTCTTGaattaatgtgcatttttacacaCGGAAACATGCATAGTCTTTGCAAGCCCAGGGGGAGATATCCTAAGGCACTTCATAGGaataatttttcatcttttgctAAAGCA of Scleropages formosus chromosome 10, fSclFor1.1, whole genome shotgun sequence contains these proteins:
- the LOC108941247 gene encoding claudin-17-like, whose protein sequence is MITKVEILGLVLGLIGLAGTVVITGLPNWRVTAYIGANLIVMEKLMEGLWMDCYRQADFRMQCKVYDSLLILPLELQVSRALMCVCIFLSITGSLVTGCGMRRTDRSQENKRGKNITILLGGCLFLLSCIVTIIPVSWVTHTIIQNFYNPLLPDYRKQELGECLFVGWANSGLFLAAGVILIWCFVRHGQEEDQYYSPEEIVDMMERKPSQSHSKSEYV